One region of Streptomyces leeuwenhoekii genomic DNA includes:
- a CDS encoding FadR/GntR family transcriptional regulator, with translation MTDALRPMTRQRLYEQVIERLRQYAAEGGLRAGDRLPAERELAQRLGVSRASVKQALVVLEVQGLVEARHGGGTYLVRDSLDAEPVEKMVERRRRLPEVLEAREALETKLAELAAERRTEDDLDAMRSALALMAEEIERGGSGTEGDRLFHAAVTAAAHSGLLAEFMRSLTHQIAESRTESLRQPGRPARSLAQHRAILDAVAARQPRQAATAMRRHVRTVAKVRLLDWDPDTP, from the coding sequence GTGACCGACGCCCTGCGCCCCATGACCAGGCAGCGCCTGTACGAGCAGGTGATCGAGCGGCTGCGGCAGTACGCCGCCGAGGGCGGTCTGCGCGCCGGCGACCGGCTCCCCGCCGAACGGGAACTGGCCCAGCGGCTCGGTGTGAGCCGGGCCTCGGTGAAGCAGGCCCTCGTGGTCCTGGAGGTGCAGGGCCTGGTGGAGGCGCGGCACGGCGGCGGCACCTACCTCGTCCGGGACAGCCTCGACGCCGAACCGGTCGAGAAGATGGTCGAACGCCGCCGGCGCCTCCCGGAGGTCCTGGAGGCCCGCGAGGCGCTGGAGACCAAACTCGCCGAACTGGCCGCCGAGCGCCGCACGGAGGACGACCTCGACGCGATGCGGTCCGCGCTCGCCCTGATGGCCGAGGAGATCGAGCGGGGCGGCTCCGGGACGGAGGGCGACCGCCTGTTCCACGCGGCGGTGACGGCGGCGGCGCACAGCGGCCTGCTGGCGGAGTTCATGCGCTCCCTCACCCACCAGATCGCCGAGAGCCGCACCGAGTCGCTGCGCCAGCCCGGCCGCCCCGCCCGCTCCCTGGCCCAGCACCGGGCCATCCTGGACGCCGTCGCCGCCCGGCAGCCCCGGCAGGCGGCCACCGCCATGCGCCGCCACGTCCGCACGGTCGCCAAGGTCCGCCTGCTGGACTGGGACCCGGACACCCCCTGA
- a CDS encoding IclR family transcriptional regulator: protein MGRLVPAVTRALDILELFLDGDGTLSAPDIVRRLRLPRTTVHELVTTLAARKYIVPVPGQPGRYRLGVRPYQLGARYAEQLDLAAEGQQVARTVAETCDETVHVAILEDTDVIYIAKVDSTHAVRMVSAAGRRLPAHCTSVGKMLLASLPEKELAARIPDDAELAGMTPNSITDPVALREALAEIRERGIAVENRESNPDVSCVAAPVRDRTGRVVAALSISVPMIRWSEERRAELEELAGKGAADLSERLGHRSVA, encoded by the coding sequence ATGGGACGCCTCGTACCAGCCGTGACCAGGGCTCTCGACATTCTCGAACTGTTCCTGGACGGGGACGGCACACTCTCCGCCCCCGACATCGTGCGCCGGCTCCGGTTGCCGCGCACCACCGTGCACGAGCTGGTCACCACGCTCGCCGCCCGGAAGTACATCGTGCCCGTGCCCGGCCAGCCCGGACGCTACCGGCTCGGTGTCCGCCCGTACCAGCTCGGCGCCCGCTACGCCGAGCAGCTCGACCTCGCCGCCGAGGGACAGCAGGTCGCCCGGACCGTCGCCGAGACCTGCGACGAGACCGTGCACGTGGCCATCCTGGAGGACACCGACGTCATCTACATCGCCAAGGTGGACTCCACGCACGCCGTGCGGATGGTCTCGGCGGCCGGACGCCGGCTGCCCGCCCACTGCACCTCCGTCGGCAAGATGCTGCTGGCCTCCCTCCCCGAGAAGGAACTCGCCGCCCGCATCCCGGACGACGCCGAGCTGGCCGGGATGACCCCGAACAGCATCACCGACCCGGTGGCCCTGCGTGAGGCCCTGGCCGAGATCCGCGAGCGCGGCATCGCGGTGGAGAACCGCGAGTCCAACCCGGACGTCTCCTGCGTCGCCGCCCCGGTCCGCGACCGCACCGGCCGGGTCGTCGCCGCCCTGTCCATCTCGGTGCCGATGATCCGCTGGAGCGAGGAGCGCCGCGCCGAGCTGGAGGAACTGGCGGGCAAGGGCGCCGCCGACCTGTCGGAGCGGCTCGGACACCGGAGCGTGGCATGA
- a CDS encoding MAB_1171c family putative transporter, with translation MSLVVYLAAAVFGLSCTVLFRRPRTAVRDPLTLSTCAAIVLGSLVFVCSAPLTLAVVNEMTGVPNFGAPLTYGMLSAYSCSLLVLLINWRGGPRARVRRAVWRCVAAYGALIAAVTVLFVCADADTERLTDLDTYYANTPCMREMILLYLLGHSAATVAMCAVCLKWGREVTGWLRTGLRLILTGALLDVLGFQLTKYTAIAARWAGGDLDFLSTTVAPPMASLGALTCSAGFVLPRVLPSALAHWRGLGDYRRLEPLWALLRFAPTAPKPPASWWQLPGARLQWREVSIHDALLALAPYFDDRVRERAREAALRAGHGARQARLAAEAAMLADAARRAAAQEEPPGPPSTYRLHATEVSGTGELVQLAQALAEATTDGNGREGTVKAPHG, from the coding sequence ATGAGCCTCGTCGTCTACCTGGCGGCCGCCGTGTTCGGCCTGTCCTGCACCGTGCTCTTCCGCCGGCCGCGCACCGCCGTACGCGACCCGCTGACGCTGTCGACCTGCGCGGCGATCGTCCTCGGCTCTCTGGTCTTCGTCTGTTCGGCCCCCCTGACCCTGGCCGTCGTCAACGAGATGACGGGCGTCCCCAACTTCGGCGCGCCCCTGACCTACGGCATGCTCTCCGCCTACAGTTGCTCGCTGCTCGTGCTGCTGATCAACTGGCGGGGCGGTCCCCGGGCGCGGGTGCGGCGCGCGGTGTGGCGCTGCGTGGCCGCCTACGGCGCGCTGATCGCCGCCGTGACCGTGCTGTTCGTGTGCGCGGACGCGGACACCGAGCGGCTCACCGACCTCGACACCTACTACGCGAACACCCCGTGCATGCGGGAGATGATCCTGCTGTACCTGCTGGGGCACAGCGCGGCGACCGTGGCGATGTGCGCCGTGTGCCTCAAGTGGGGGCGGGAGGTGACCGGATGGCTGCGGACCGGGCTGCGGCTGATCCTCACCGGCGCGCTGCTGGACGTGCTGGGGTTCCAGTTGACGAAGTACACGGCGATCGCGGCCCGCTGGGCGGGCGGCGACCTGGACTTCCTGTCCACGACCGTCGCGCCGCCGATGGCCTCGCTCGGCGCGCTGACCTGCTCCGCGGGGTTCGTCCTGCCGCGCGTGCTGCCGTCCGCCCTGGCCCACTGGCGCGGGCTCGGCGACTACCGCAGGCTGGAACCGCTGTGGGCGCTGCTGCGGTTCGCGCCGACCGCGCCCAAGCCGCCGGCCTCCTGGTGGCAGCTCCCCGGGGCGCGGCTCCAGTGGCGCGAGGTGTCCATCCACGACGCCCTGCTGGCGCTGGCCCCCTACTTCGACGACCGGGTCCGCGAGCGGGCCCGCGAGGCCGCCCTGCGGGCGGGGCACGGGGCGCGCCAGGCCCGGCTCGCCGCGGAGGCGGCCATGCTCGCCGACGCCGCGCGGCGCGCCGCCGCCCAGGAGGAGCCGCCCGGCCCGCCGAGCACGTACCGGCTGCACGCCACCGAGGTGTCCGGTACGGGCGAACTGGTCCAGCTGGCACAGGCGTTGGCGGAGGCGACCACCGACGGCAACGGACGTGAAGGTACGGTGAAGGCCCCTCATGGCTGA
- a CDS encoding FAD-dependent monooxygenase, whose protein sequence is MSRRAVVIGAGLAGMLAAAALSTAVDEVVVLERDELPDGPEHRRGLPQGRHAHLLMAGGLAAMEDLLPGVSMRRRLLAAGAHEVSLSSGMVALSPEGWFRRWRHEGPRMITCSRALLDWVVRDVVTSRTRVELRTGRVLGLAGTRGRVGGVRVARAAGEEELGADLVVDASGRGSRVVTWLAGLGLRGVRELVVDSGLVNATRVYRVPDGAERFPLTIVQADPYAGRPGRSGMVLPIEGDRWMVSLAGTRGGEPPADPDGFLRYTLDLPDPIVGRLISGAEPLTDVHVSHSTRNVRRYLERVRHWPEGFVVLGDALAAFNPAYGQGMSVAALGARALARELARTGPAAPGLARRVQRGAARPVDAAWAMAVSQDVRYPGSRGGRPGVVEHVVGAYTRRMTKAATGSYAAAAALWDVTSLRTSPVRLLRPDTVLATLGGSPLPPAAEPPLTPGERRTLRALDRTGV, encoded by the coding sequence ATGTCGCGTAGAGCTGTCGTCATCGGTGCCGGCCTGGCCGGCATGCTGGCCGCGGCGGCACTGTCCACCGCCGTGGACGAGGTGGTCGTCCTGGAGCGCGACGAGCTGCCGGACGGGCCGGAGCACCGGCGGGGGCTGCCGCAGGGGCGCCACGCCCACCTGCTGATGGCGGGGGGCCTGGCCGCCATGGAGGACCTGTTGCCCGGCGTGAGCATGCGCAGGCGCCTGCTCGCGGCGGGGGCGCACGAGGTGTCCCTCAGCTCGGGGATGGTGGCCCTGTCCCCCGAGGGCTGGTTCCGCCGCTGGCGCCACGAGGGGCCCCGCATGATCACCTGCAGCCGCGCGCTGCTGGACTGGGTGGTCCGGGACGTGGTGACCTCCCGTACGCGGGTGGAGCTCCGCACGGGCCGGGTCCTCGGGCTGGCCGGGACGCGGGGGCGGGTGGGCGGCGTCCGCGTCGCCCGCGCCGCCGGGGAGGAGGAGCTCGGCGCGGATCTGGTGGTCGACGCCAGCGGGCGCGGCTCGCGGGTGGTGACCTGGCTGGCCGGGCTCGGGCTGCGCGGCGTCCGTGAGCTGGTCGTCGACTCGGGTCTGGTCAACGCGACCCGGGTCTACCGGGTGCCGGACGGTGCCGAGCGGTTCCCGCTCACGATCGTGCAGGCCGACCCCTACGCCGGACGGCCCGGCCGCAGCGGCATGGTGCTGCCCATCGAGGGCGACCGCTGGATGGTCAGCCTCGCCGGCACCCGGGGCGGGGAGCCGCCCGCCGACCCGGACGGCTTCCTGCGGTACACCCTCGACCTGCCCGACCCCATCGTGGGCCGGCTGATCTCCGGCGCCGAACCCCTCACGGACGTCCACGTCAGCCACAGCACCCGCAACGTCCGGCGGTACCTGGAGAGGGTCCGGCACTGGCCGGAGGGGTTCGTCGTCCTCGGCGACGCGCTGGCCGCCTTCAACCCCGCCTACGGGCAGGGCATGTCGGTGGCGGCGCTGGGCGCCCGCGCGCTCGCCCGGGAGCTGGCGCGCACCGGCCCGGCCGCGCCCGGCCTGGCCCGCCGGGTGCAGCGCGGGGCCGCCAGGCCCGTCGACGCGGCCTGGGCCATGGCCGTCAGCCAGGACGTCCGCTACCCGGGCTCCCGCGGGGGCAGGCCGGGCGTCGTGGAGCACGTCGTCGGCGCGTACACCCGCCGTATGACGAAGGCGGCCACCGGCTCCTACGCCGCGGCCGCCGCCCTGTGGGACGTGACGAGCCTGCGCACCAGCCCGGTCCGGCTGCTGCGGCCGGACACCGTGCTGGCCACCCTCGGCGGCTCCCCGCTGCCCCCGGCCGCCGAGCCGCCGCTGACCCCGGGCGAGCGCCGGACACTGCGCGCCCTGGACCGCACCGGGGTCTGA
- a CDS encoding acyl-CoA synthetase, which produces MSPLFPALTEHPAGRPALRFGARSLTYAELAAAAGAVAARVRGADRVAVWATPALETAVAVVGTLLAGVAAVPLNPRSGEKELRHILSDSAPSLLLAAPGDELPAAVGDLDRADVDVRAAGPVPEERAGDEDPALIVYTSGTTGPPKGAVLPRRALATTLDALADAWRWTGDDVLVHGLPLFHVHGLVLGVLGPLRRGGSLRHLGRFSPEGVARELNEGATMLFGVPTMYHRIAEALPGDPELAKALGRARLLVSGSAALPVHDHERIAAATGRRVIERYGMTETLMNTSVRADGEPRAGTVGVPLPGVELRLVEEDGTEVTAYDGETVGEIQVRGPNLFTAYLNRPDATAAAFTADGFFRTGDMAVRDPDGYVRIVGRKATDLIKSGGYKIGAGEIENALLEHPGVREAAVTGEPDADLGERIVAWVVPADPARPPGLEELAGHVARRLAPHKRPRVVRHLDVLPRNDMGKVMKRELGRG; this is translated from the coding sequence GTGTCCCCTCTCTTCCCGGCCCTGACCGAGCACCCGGCCGGCCGCCCCGCCCTCCGGTTCGGCGCACGCTCCCTGACCTATGCCGAACTCGCCGCCGCGGCCGGTGCCGTGGCCGCGCGGGTCCGGGGCGCGGACCGGGTCGCCGTCTGGGCCACCCCCGCCCTGGAGACCGCCGTCGCCGTCGTGGGGACGCTGCTCGCCGGGGTGGCCGCCGTGCCGCTCAACCCCAGGTCGGGCGAGAAGGAGCTGCGGCACATCCTGTCGGACAGCGCGCCCTCCCTGCTGCTGGCCGCTCCCGGTGACGAACTCCCCGCGGCCGTGGGGGACCTGGACCGGGCCGACGTCGACGTGCGCGCCGCCGGGCCGGTGCCCGAGGAGCGGGCCGGGGACGAGGACCCGGCCCTGATCGTCTACACCTCCGGCACCACCGGGCCGCCCAAGGGCGCGGTCCTGCCCCGCCGGGCCCTCGCCACCACCCTGGACGCGCTCGCCGACGCCTGGCGGTGGACCGGGGACGACGTGCTGGTGCACGGGCTCCCGCTGTTCCATGTGCACGGGCTGGTGCTCGGCGTGCTCGGGCCGCTGCGGCGCGGCGGGTCGCTGCGGCATCTGGGCCGGTTCTCCCCCGAGGGCGTGGCCCGGGAGCTGAACGAGGGGGCGACCATGCTGTTCGGGGTGCCGACGATGTACCACCGGATCGCGGAGGCGCTGCCCGGCGACCCGGAGCTGGCCAAGGCGCTCGGCCGGGCGCGGCTGCTGGTGTCCGGGTCGGCCGCGCTGCCCGTGCACGACCACGAGCGGATCGCCGCGGCGACGGGGCGGCGGGTGATCGAGCGGTACGGCATGACGGAGACGCTGATGAACACCAGCGTCCGGGCGGACGGGGAGCCGCGCGCCGGGACCGTCGGCGTGCCGCTGCCGGGTGTCGAGCTGCGGCTGGTGGAGGAGGACGGGACGGAGGTGACGGCGTACGACGGGGAGACCGTCGGGGAGATCCAGGTGCGCGGCCCGAACCTGTTCACCGCGTATCTGAACCGGCCCGACGCCACCGCCGCCGCCTTCACGGCCGACGGCTTCTTCCGCACCGGCGACATGGCGGTGCGCGACCCGGACGGCTATGTCCGCATCGTCGGGCGCAAGGCCACCGACCTGATCAAGAGCGGCGGGTACAAGATCGGGGCCGGTGAGATCGAGAACGCGCTGCTCGAGCACCCGGGGGTGCGGGAGGCCGCCGTCACCGGGGAGCCGGACGCCGATCTCGGCGAGCGGATCGTGGCGTGGGTGGTGCCCGCCGACCCGGCCCGTCCGCCCGGGCTGGAGGAGCTGGCCGGCCATGTGGCCCGCCGGCTGGCCCCGCACAAGCGCCCGCGGGTCGTCCGCCACCTCGACGTGCTGCCCCGCAACGACATGGGGAAGGTCATGAAGCGGGAACTGGGCCGTGGCTGA
- a CDS encoding DUF6545 domain-containing protein, whose amino-acid sequence MERALDPAGFLSEFYPTFWWIPATVLATALAIKLPTIIRLWKDPLLRAVGGLLLLACAVFVFVAPSTIALVNRVTGVPNISAPWVYSLLTAFCGLCLLLITAWRNGLSDRSAATRRVRCWVVSVYSGVIVALWVLFALADAPVERLRDLDTYYACTPFMREMILLYLLAHTTAVLITSRLILNWIRADGLDAWLRWGLKFLGLGYAMNLLFDAAKLTAVAARWTGHDLDWLNVDVAPPVACLSAVLIAVGFILPHAGQYLHERWRVRLAHHELRPLYLLMRSVNGGGIPFVLRASPELRLTRRETFIRDVLLPLARGIDEDVRRRSLEAALGLGFPPERAEALASAVAILDAVDARLGPHGSERSGDRDTTELLREIGAVSRALRHPDAIRAVRLRAAARQGGVPAAE is encoded by the coding sequence GTGGAGCGGGCGCTGGATCCGGCCGGGTTCCTCAGCGAGTTCTACCCCACCTTCTGGTGGATCCCGGCGACCGTCCTGGCCACCGCCCTCGCGATCAAACTGCCCACCATCATCCGGCTCTGGAAGGATCCGCTGCTGCGCGCGGTCGGCGGCCTGCTCCTGCTGGCCTGCGCGGTCTTCGTCTTCGTCGCGCCCTCGACCATCGCCCTGGTCAACCGGGTCACGGGCGTGCCGAACATCTCGGCTCCGTGGGTGTACTCCCTGCTGACCGCGTTCTGCGGCCTGTGCCTGCTGCTGATCACCGCCTGGCGCAACGGACTGTCCGACCGGTCGGCCGCCACCCGCCGTGTCCGCTGCTGGGTGGTCTCCGTCTACTCCGGGGTGATCGTGGCGCTGTGGGTGCTGTTCGCGCTGGCCGACGCCCCCGTCGAACGGCTGCGGGACCTGGACACGTACTACGCCTGCACACCGTTCATGCGCGAGATGATTCTGCTCTACCTGCTCGCGCACACCACGGCGGTGCTGATCACCTCCAGGCTGATCCTGAACTGGATCCGCGCCGACGGGCTCGACGCCTGGCTGCGCTGGGGCCTGAAGTTCCTCGGCCTGGGCTACGCGATGAACCTGCTGTTCGACGCCGCCAAGCTGACCGCCGTCGCCGCCCGCTGGACCGGCCACGACCTGGACTGGCTCAACGTGGACGTGGCCCCGCCGGTGGCCTGCCTGTCCGCCGTGCTGATCGCGGTCGGCTTCATCCTGCCCCACGCCGGCCAGTACCTCCACGAACGCTGGCGGGTCCGGCTCGCCCACCACGAACTGCGGCCGCTGTACCTGCTGATGCGCTCGGTCAACGGCGGGGGGATCCCCTTCGTCCTGCGGGCCAGCCCCGAACTGCGCCTGACCCGCCGGGAGACGTTCATCCGGGACGTGCTGCTGCCGCTGGCCCGCGGCATCGACGAGGACGTGCGCCGCCGGTCCCTGGAGGCCGCCCTCGGGCTCGGCTTCCCCCCGGAGAGAGCCGAGGCGCTCGCCTCCGCGGTGGCCATCCTGGACGCCGTCGACGCCCGGCTCGGGCCGCACGGCAGCGAGCGGTCGGGCGACCGCGACACCACGGAGCTGCTCCGGGAGATCGGCGCCGTCTCGCGGGCCCTGCGCCACCCCGACGCCATCCGTGCGGTGCGCCTGCGCGCCGCCGCCCGGCAGGGCGGCGTGCCGGCCGCCGAGTGA
- a CDS encoding SMP-30/gluconolactonase/LRE family protein, which translates to MTYEVAVRAEAALGEGPTWDGAQNRLIWVDILGSRVHTYDPATGRRTVRTTEQHVGAAKPRTGGGLVLNLRDGVALLDPDGTFRWLRREPVPGRRGNDAAVAPDGSLWAGTMRYDEAPGGGTLTRLTGDGTARPVLDDVTVSNGTGWSPDGRLMYYIDTPTGRIDVFDHEAGRAAGRRPFARIEDGAGFPDGLTVDADGCVWVALWEGAAVRRYTPDGRLDRVIELPVPRVTACAFGGADLTDLYITTARTGLAAPHPLAGSLFVVPGAGRGLPQPAFAG; encoded by the coding sequence ATGACGTACGAGGTGGCGGTACGGGCCGAGGCGGCCCTCGGCGAGGGCCCGACCTGGGACGGCGCGCAGAACCGGCTGATCTGGGTCGACATCCTGGGCTCCCGTGTGCACACCTACGACCCGGCCACCGGCCGCCGGACGGTCCGCACCACCGAGCAGCACGTGGGCGCCGCCAAGCCGCGCACCGGCGGCGGACTGGTCCTCAACCTGCGCGACGGGGTCGCCCTCCTCGACCCGGACGGCACCTTCCGCTGGCTGCGCCGCGAGCCGGTCCCCGGCCGCCGGGGCAACGACGCCGCCGTCGCCCCCGACGGCTCCCTGTGGGCCGGCACCATGCGCTACGACGAGGCGCCCGGCGGCGGCACCCTCACCCGCCTCACCGGCGACGGCACCGCGCGGCCGGTCCTGGACGACGTGACGGTGAGCAACGGCACCGGCTGGAGCCCGGACGGGCGGCTGATGTACTACATCGACACGCCGACCGGGCGGATCGACGTCTTCGACCACGAGGCGGGGCGGGCCGCCGGCCGGCGCCCGTTCGCACGGATCGAGGACGGCGCCGGCTTCCCCGACGGCCTCACCGTCGACGCCGACGGCTGCGTGTGGGTGGCCCTGTGGGAGGGCGCGGCGGTCCGCCGCTACACCCCGGACGGCAGGCTCGACCGGGTGATCGAGCTGCCCGTGCCCCGGGTGACGGCGTGCGCCTTCGGCGGCGCGGACCTGACCGACCTGTACATCACCACGGCCCGTACGGGCCTGGCCGCGCCGCACCCGCTCGCCGGATCGCTGTTCGTGGTGCCGGGGGCGGGCCGGGGTCTGCCGCAGCCCGCGTTCGCCGGCTGA
- a CDS encoding carboxyl transferase domain-containing protein has translation MAERLSARQVLALVADDFAELPYPEREDGPDGPLGWPGYGTARARAAARTGERESVVCGTGTVGGPGGTRAVLMAFEFGFLGGSLGQRTGDRLQAAYTYARTHRLPVVPLVATGGSRMQEGMPALTQLQRVARQSMLTREAGLPQVAVVRDPTTGGGWATLGAGADVVLALPGAQVGFAGSRVRPPDADPAAYTAEAQVAAGSADAVVRPEELRGTLARWLRLLTAASSVPAPVPEALGAPVAPAGGWEAVRRARAPERPRARAYLDAYFTERVAVSGDRCGGADPEGMLCGFGTRGGRTIAYAAQTGTATRPAGYRTAARLIRLADRLGIPVLTLVDTPGAANDAEAERQGVGPAIADLFAAVASARTPVTTLVIGEGGSGGALALAAPGNTWATPDSYFSVIAPELAAAILKRPPQEVAATADQLRPAPGDLAELGVVRTGDHLFPGTGDRRS, from the coding sequence GTGGCTGAGCGGCTCTCCGCCCGCCAGGTCCTCGCCCTGGTCGCCGACGACTTCGCCGAACTGCCGTACCCCGAGCGGGAGGACGGGCCCGACGGGCCGCTGGGCTGGCCGGGGTACGGCACCGCCCGGGCCCGGGCCGCCGCCCGGACCGGCGAGCGGGAGTCGGTGGTCTGCGGCACCGGGACCGTCGGCGGCCCGGGAGGCACCCGGGCGGTGCTGATGGCGTTCGAGTTCGGCTTCCTCGGCGGCTCCCTGGGGCAGCGCACCGGCGACCGGCTCCAGGCCGCGTACACCTACGCCCGCACCCACCGCCTGCCGGTCGTGCCGCTGGTGGCGACCGGCGGCAGCCGGATGCAGGAGGGCATGCCGGCCCTGACCCAGCTCCAGCGGGTGGCCCGGCAGTCGATGCTCACCCGGGAGGCCGGGCTGCCCCAGGTCGCGGTGGTGCGCGACCCGACGACCGGCGGCGGCTGGGCCACCCTCGGCGCGGGCGCCGACGTGGTGCTCGCGCTGCCGGGCGCCCAGGTCGGCTTCGCCGGGTCCCGGGTCCGGCCGCCGGACGCCGACCCGGCGGCGTACACGGCCGAGGCCCAGGTGGCGGCGGGTTCGGCGGACGCCGTCGTACGGCCCGAGGAGCTGCGCGGGACGCTGGCCCGGTGGCTGCGGCTGCTGACGGCCGCGTCGAGCGTCCCGGCGCCCGTGCCCGAGGCGCTGGGCGCGCCCGTCGCCCCCGCCGGGGGCTGGGAGGCGGTGCGGCGGGCCCGGGCCCCCGAACGCCCCCGGGCCCGCGCCTATCTGGACGCCTACTTCACCGAGCGGGTCGCGGTGAGCGGCGACCGCTGCGGGGGCGCCGACCCGGAGGGGATGCTGTGCGGCTTCGGCACCCGCGGCGGGCGGACCATCGCCTACGCCGCGCAGACCGGGACGGCGACCCGGCCCGCCGGGTACCGCACGGCCGCCCGGCTGATCCGTCTCGCGGACCGGCTCGGCATCCCGGTGCTGACGCTGGTGGACACCCCGGGCGCGGCCAACGACGCGGAGGCGGAGCGGCAGGGGGTGGGCCCGGCCATCGCCGATCTGTTCGCCGCGGTGGCCTCCGCCCGTACGCCGGTCACCACGCTGGTGATCGGCGAGGGCGGGTCGGGCGGCGCGCTCGCGCTGGCGGCGCCCGGCAACACCTGGGCCACGCCGGACAGTTACTTCTCCGTCATCGCACCCGAGCTGGCGGCGGCGATCCTCAAGCGCCCGCCGCAGGAGGTGGCGGCGACCGCGGACCAGCTCCGGCCGGCGCCCGGGGATCTGGCCGAGCTGGGTGTGGTCCGAACAGGCGATCACTTGTTCCCTGGAACAGGTGATCGTCGCTCGTGA
- a CDS encoding MAB_1171c family putative transporter, producing the protein MSSVSNYVSCAVLWLCLVAKAPDLLRHRGDPYLRAICAVLALAGLCFFLGAPPTIGAVNRLSGVPNLAAPLTYAAITAYGAASQVLVVYWRGGPHVHRTARRWITAYTLVVVGIAVTFALGEAPVERRTDLDTYYATTPFIGQMIVLYLAAHLAAVSVTAVSSLRWARRVRGRLRAGLAVMAIGALCNSGYSVCKLLAVGARWSGHDWAVLDTNMSPAAAGMGALITVVGVLIPLVGPWLTEWRRSWRTYVRLAPLERELDELLSRRSLRLPRPRLASPTTWLMWRQTSIHNALGYLDACLDRALYARTREAALRATGDAERAEATAWAAVIASAAWDTARREHVPPPPGGEGRLVARVPDPAALVRIADALATSELVAAARTHGGTTRTGAA; encoded by the coding sequence ATGAGCAGCGTGAGCAACTACGTGAGCTGCGCGGTGCTGTGGCTGTGCCTGGTGGCCAAGGCGCCGGACCTGCTGCGCCACCGCGGCGATCCGTATCTGCGCGCCATCTGCGCGGTGCTCGCCCTGGCCGGCCTGTGCTTCTTCCTCGGCGCCCCGCCGACGATCGGCGCCGTCAACCGGCTCAGCGGCGTGCCCAACCTCGCCGCGCCCCTCACCTACGCCGCGATCACCGCGTACGGCGCCGCCTCCCAGGTGCTCGTCGTGTACTGGCGGGGCGGGCCGCACGTGCACCGCACCGCCCGCCGCTGGATCACCGCCTACACGCTGGTCGTCGTCGGCATCGCGGTGACCTTCGCGCTGGGCGAGGCCCCCGTGGAACGCCGCACCGACCTGGACACCTACTACGCGACCACGCCGTTCATCGGCCAGATGATCGTCCTGTACCTGGCCGCGCACCTCGCCGCCGTCAGTGTCACCGCCGTCTCGTCCCTGCGCTGGGCCCGCCGGGTGCGCGGCCGGCTGCGCGCGGGGCTGGCGGTGATGGCGATCGGCGCGCTGTGCAACTCCGGGTACAGCGTGTGCAAGCTCCTCGCCGTGGGTGCCCGCTGGTCGGGGCACGACTGGGCGGTGCTCGACACGAACATGTCCCCGGCGGCCGCCGGGATGGGCGCCCTGATCACGGTCGTCGGCGTGCTGATCCCGCTGGTGGGGCCCTGGCTGACGGAGTGGCGGCGGTCCTGGCGGACCTATGTGCGCCTGGCGCCGCTGGAGCGCGAGCTGGACGAGCTGCTCAGCCGCCGGTCGCTGCGCCTGCCGCGGCCGCGCCTGGCCTCCCCCACCACCTGGCTGATGTGGCGCCAGACCAGCATCCACAACGCGCTCGGCTACCTCGACGCCTGTCTCGACCGGGCCCTGTACGCCCGGACCCGGGAGGCCGCGCTGCGGGCGACGGGCGACGCGGAGCGGGCCGAGGCCACCGCGTGGGCGGCGGTCATCGCCTCCGCGGCCTGGGACACCGCGCGGCGGGAGCACGTCCCGCCGCCGCCCGGCGGGGAGGGCCGTCTGGTGGCGCGGGTGCCCGACCCGGCCGCGCTGGTGCGCATCGCCGACGCGCTGGCCACCTCCGAGCTCGTCGCCGCCGCCCGCACCCACGGCGGCACCACCCGGACGGGCGCGGCGTGA